A single genomic interval of Siphonobacter curvatus harbors:
- a CDS encoding efflux RND transporter periplasmic adaptor subunit: protein MKNDTLLLVLLGALITLAGCHSSAENQTTQAAAPQRRSVLTLQKRSVTLHKEYPARIEGKVNVDIRPQAEGYLEKIYVEEGAFVRAGQPLFKIADAPYREALHTAQANLGAAQAELKKATLEVEKFTELSQNRVTSEFQLKTAKAAYETAKANVALQQAAVATAQINLGFTLVKAPVSGYIGRIPKRLGNLASRSDTEPMTTLSDISQVYAYFSMTEQDFLQLSRNSTQSLSETLQKLPNVQLVLADGKPFEQPGKVQMVDGKFDTGTGSISVRAAFSNPRYLLRSGNTGRIVLPETRQSVILIPTQGVADIQDQFYVFRLTKDNHAERVPIEVNGKSGDNYVLVKGVNAGDRIIAKDAGMVTEGEQVQPVQ from the coding sequence TTGAAAAACGATACGCTGTTGTTGGTGCTGTTGGGTGCTCTTATAACCCTGGCTGGTTGCCATTCCTCCGCAGAAAACCAAACCACGCAGGCCGCTGCCCCGCAACGACGCAGCGTACTAACCCTGCAGAAACGTTCCGTAACGCTTCACAAAGAATACCCCGCCCGCATTGAAGGCAAGGTCAACGTTGACATTCGTCCGCAGGCAGAAGGCTATCTGGAAAAGATTTACGTTGAAGAAGGAGCGTTTGTCCGGGCGGGTCAGCCGCTGTTCAAAATAGCCGATGCTCCCTACCGCGAAGCCCTGCATACGGCTCAGGCCAACCTGGGAGCCGCCCAGGCGGAATTAAAGAAAGCGACGCTGGAAGTTGAAAAATTCACCGAACTCAGTCAGAACCGGGTCACCTCCGAATTTCAGCTAAAAACGGCTAAAGCCGCCTACGAAACGGCCAAGGCCAACGTGGCCCTGCAGCAAGCTGCCGTCGCCACGGCTCAGATCAATCTGGGCTTTACCCTGGTCAAGGCTCCCGTCAGCGGTTACATTGGCCGGATTCCTAAACGCCTCGGTAACCTGGCTTCCCGCAGCGATACCGAACCCATGACGACGCTTTCGGACATCAGTCAGGTTTACGCCTATTTTTCAATGACCGAGCAGGACTTTCTTCAGCTCAGCCGAAATTCTACGCAGTCCCTCAGCGAAACCCTCCAAAAATTGCCGAACGTACAGCTGGTACTCGCCGATGGGAAGCCTTTCGAGCAGCCCGGCAAAGTACAGATGGTGGACGGAAAGTTTGACACGGGCACGGGTAGTATCAGCGTTCGGGCGGCTTTTTCCAACCCCCGGTATCTGCTCCGCTCGGGCAATACGGGTCGCATTGTACTGCCCGAAACCCGGCAGAGTGTCATTCTCATCCCAACGCAGGGCGTGGCTGATATTCAGGATCAGTTCTACGTCTTCCGTCTGACCAAGGATAACCACGCCGAGCGGGTACCGATTGAGGTCAACGGAAAAAGCGGCGATAACTACGTGCTGGTTAAAGGCGTCAACGCGGGTGACCGCATCATTGCCAAAGACGCCGGAATGGTAACGGAAGGCGAGCAGGTACAACCGGTTCAGTAA
- a CDS encoding arylsulfatase, which translates to MRFTFSYTVILILSFASIVQAQKAPRPNIVFIIADDLGYGDVGFNGQKKIKTPNLDRLAAGGMRFTQFYAGTSVCAPSRSSLISGHHTGHTYIRGNKGVLPEGQEPIADSVVTVAEVLQQAGYKTGAFGKWGLGPTGSVGDPNRQGFEAFYGYNCQTLAHRYYPNHLWENDRKIVLEANESLRQTKQYAPDLIQAKALDFIEAQSNDQPFFLFLPYILPHAELLVPDDSLLQYYKGKFPEKPYVGQDYGAEATRGGYTSQPYPHATFAAMVARLDWYVGQIVAKLKEKGLDKNTLIIFTSDNGPHIEGGADPDFFDSNGPFKGYKRDLYEGGIREPFVAYWPGTIKAGSSSAYLGAFWDLLPTFGELAGTSAPQGIDGLSFAATLTGRGKQPQHSYLYWEFHEQNGKQAIRQGNWKAVRLNAGRQPNGPVELYDLLKDPGETTNLASKYPAKAKELGQLMNQSHVPSALFPFGTAEK; encoded by the coding sequence ATGCGATTTACCTTCAGCTATACGGTTATACTTATACTGTCCTTTGCTTCGATAGTTCAGGCTCAAAAAGCTCCCCGGCCCAACATCGTCTTTATTATTGCGGACGATCTGGGCTACGGCGATGTAGGATTCAACGGCCAGAAGAAGATCAAAACGCCCAACCTTGATCGGCTGGCCGCCGGAGGCATGCGGTTTACGCAGTTTTACGCCGGTACCTCCGTTTGTGCCCCTTCGCGGTCCTCTCTCATTTCAGGCCATCACACGGGGCATACGTACATCCGGGGCAACAAGGGCGTATTGCCCGAGGGGCAGGAGCCCATCGCCGACTCGGTCGTAACCGTGGCCGAAGTATTGCAACAGGCGGGGTACAAAACTGGGGCGTTTGGGAAGTGGGGCCTCGGACCCACGGGCTCCGTTGGCGATCCGAATCGCCAGGGCTTTGAGGCTTTCTACGGCTATAACTGTCAAACGCTGGCCCATCGGTACTATCCTAACCATCTCTGGGAAAATGACCGAAAGATTGTTTTGGAAGCTAATGAGAGCCTTCGTCAAACGAAGCAGTACGCTCCTGATCTCATTCAGGCCAAAGCACTGGACTTTATCGAAGCCCAATCCAACGACCAACCCTTCTTCCTGTTCTTGCCCTACATTCTACCCCACGCCGAATTGCTGGTTCCCGACGACAGTCTATTGCAGTACTACAAAGGGAAGTTTCCCGAAAAACCCTACGTGGGGCAAGATTACGGTGCCGAAGCGACCCGGGGCGGATACACTTCGCAGCCCTACCCACACGCTACCTTTGCGGCCATGGTGGCAAGGCTGGATTGGTACGTGGGGCAAATCGTAGCTAAACTCAAGGAAAAAGGGCTGGATAAGAATACCCTTATCATTTTTACCAGCGATAACGGACCTCACATCGAAGGCGGAGCCGATCCGGATTTTTTCGATAGCAACGGACCTTTCAAGGGGTACAAGCGGGATCTGTACGAAGGAGGCATTCGGGAGCCGTTCGTGGCCTACTGGCCCGGTACGATCAAAGCGGGTTCATCGAGTGCCTACCTGGGAGCCTTCTGGGATTTATTACCCACGTTCGGTGAACTGGCGGGTACGAGTGCTCCCCAAGGCATTGATGGGCTTTCGTTTGCGGCGACCTTGACGGGGCGTGGCAAGCAGCCTCAGCACAGTTACCTGTACTGGGAATTTCACGAACAAAACGGCAAGCAAGCCATTCGCCAGGGCAACTGGAAAGCTGTACGATTAAACGCGGGTCGTCAGCCGAATGGCCCGGTTGAACTATACGACTTGTTAAAAGATCCCGGTGAAACTACTAATCTAGCCTCGAAATACCCCGCGAAAGCCAAAGAACTGGGTCAGTTGATGAACCAGTCGCACGTTCCCTCGGCTTTATTCCCTTTTGGAACGGCGGAGAAGTAG
- a CDS encoding alpha/beta hydrolase, with protein sequence MKSYRFFSTLLGWAVLLFLSFSTSAQSTAATDLLLPAPSGKHGVGRYWLCVRDSSRGNREISVFAYVPTEKTNQRQFVIPTQAWRSAYLPVLQKKLGESAANAVATSKAYLTEHPSLSGRKKWPVILFAPGLGWSTLEYSFIIQELVSAGNVVVAVNSSPVSPVVQSPVGSFVTESVSGDKYQVVADDLSYVLNQLHTKAAEFQPILAHVDFQRMAVLGHSLGGAAALLTASTHENLKAAINLDGDLMEASAQAKPHCPVLFLNQIPAPMEKRSWQALKQDSDRGWRYEQMAKTTAQASQGLYISIASIYHSNFQDYALLAPDLIPETIRKVRLGPIDGRTGLQRITFLLRTYLDQVLKGTKVDWQSISRQYPEVRIIDTKS encoded by the coding sequence ATGAAATCGTATCGTTTCTTTTCCACTCTGTTGGGGTGGGCCGTCCTTCTCTTTTTGAGTTTTAGTACCTCTGCTCAGTCTACCGCCGCTACTGATTTGTTACTCCCCGCACCTAGTGGTAAGCATGGCGTCGGGCGGTACTGGTTATGCGTGAGGGATAGCTCCCGGGGAAACCGGGAAATCTCCGTATTCGCTTATGTTCCGACTGAGAAAACCAACCAAAGACAATTCGTAATTCCAACGCAAGCTTGGCGGAGTGCTTATTTGCCAGTACTGCAAAAAAAGCTGGGTGAGTCCGCCGCCAACGCGGTGGCGACGAGTAAAGCGTATCTAACCGAGCATCCAAGCCTGTCCGGCCGAAAGAAATGGCCTGTTATTCTGTTTGCTCCCGGTTTAGGCTGGTCTACGCTTGAGTACAGCTTTATTATTCAGGAACTGGTCAGTGCGGGCAACGTCGTTGTCGCGGTGAATTCTTCGCCGGTATCACCCGTCGTGCAAAGCCCAGTCGGTTCATTCGTAACGGAAAGCGTTTCCGGGGATAAATACCAGGTAGTGGCGGACGATCTTAGCTACGTGCTAAATCAACTTCACACAAAAGCGGCCGAGTTTCAACCGATTCTAGCACACGTTGACTTTCAGCGAATGGCGGTGCTGGGCCACTCCCTAGGCGGAGCAGCGGCTCTGTTGACGGCGAGTACGCACGAAAATCTGAAAGCGGCCATAAATCTGGATGGGGACCTAATGGAAGCCAGTGCCCAAGCCAAGCCGCATTGCCCGGTTCTGTTTCTCAATCAAATCCCTGCTCCAATGGAAAAACGGTCCTGGCAGGCTCTGAAGCAGGATTCGGATCGGGGCTGGCGGTATGAACAAATGGCAAAAACAACGGCTCAGGCTTCGCAGGGCCTGTACATCTCCATTGCCAGTATCTATCATTCCAATTTTCAGGACTACGCCTTACTAGCCCCCGATTTAATTCCCGAAACCATTCGAAAGGTGCGGTTAGGTCCTATCGATGGACGTACAGGGCTTCAGCGAATTACGTTTCTCTTGCGTACCTATCTCGATCAGGTATTAAAAGGTACAAAAGTGGATTGGCAGAGCATAAGCCGACAATATCCGGAGGTTCGGATTATAGATACCAAATCCTGA
- a CDS encoding glycosyl hydrolase produces MKKTTLSACLLTCLLSVAGASQAQVNWPVITFQHKPWSRWWWEGSAVKNQELRKALETYQKAGLGGLEIVPIYGVKGYEKDFLTYLSPQWMEALAYTLQEAKRLNLGIDMSQGSGWPFGGPWVTEKDAAKTVYHQTYELKEGQHLAEKVLYSVPGFVRTANPTKLELSQVKAPLSANTNLQELALDQIQYPAQLKAQRLVARNQQGTTLDLTSKLDENNTLNWQAPAGSWKLLALFEGMHGKMVERAAPGGEGYAIDHFSKVATDRYLNQFDQAFKGHTLKGLRAMFNDSYEVDDARGQSNWTPEFFAEFRKRRGYALEEHLFDLLDKGENQLGVLYDYRLTISELLQENYTSAWRKWANQRGYPIRNQSHGSPANILDLYATSDIPETEGRDIFRFKFASSAAHVTGKTLVSCEAATWLNEHFVSTLGDVKRATDLYFLGGVNHLFYHGIEYSPSTDPWPGWLFYAAVHFQPTNPFWHHFPTLNQYIARSQSFLQQGRANNDVLLYYPLADKYNEPGRELLQHFDGMEKGFKGTVFEASAEEMQAKGYAFDYISDKQILTLQTQQKQLISQGGRYQTLVLPAVHYLPLATQKALLQLVHNGATVIFYKNRPERVPGLFQHESQQKAFDEGFAGLQWSKSEAGQRAVWGKGQLLLGNDLTELFEQAGVRREAMVAEGIQFSRRLIGSKTLYFILNTNKKAWDGWLPLSTRAASVALYDAYTGNKGLARLQDGKVWVQLAAGASLLLETAPTQQTGTPFPYYKTAGAKTALKGPWKVHFREGGPRLPADLELTILKPWTEVNQPELLEFSGLASYQTTFTKPEGSAKRWLLQLGKLHGSAEVLVNGTSVGTLLEDDQQVVLEERWLKASNSLEIKVANGMANRIISLEKQGGAYKKFYNTNFPARLKENVGKDGLFTAKDWKPLPSGLEGEITIQPIE; encoded by the coding sequence ATGAAAAAAACGACGCTATCCGCCTGCTTGCTGACCTGCTTACTGAGTGTCGCCGGAGCCAGTCAGGCTCAGGTGAACTGGCCCGTAATTACCTTTCAGCATAAACCCTGGTCCCGTTGGTGGTGGGAGGGCAGTGCCGTTAAGAATCAGGAACTTCGTAAAGCCCTGGAAACTTACCAGAAAGCCGGTTTGGGTGGACTCGAAATTGTGCCGATTTACGGGGTGAAAGGCTACGAAAAAGATTTTCTCACTTATTTAAGTCCGCAATGGATGGAGGCTTTAGCGTATACCCTCCAGGAAGCCAAACGCCTGAATCTGGGGATTGATATGTCGCAGGGCTCGGGCTGGCCCTTTGGTGGCCCCTGGGTTACCGAGAAAGATGCCGCCAAAACGGTATATCACCAAACCTACGAACTCAAAGAAGGACAACACTTGGCGGAGAAAGTACTTTACTCGGTACCCGGATTCGTTCGAACGGCGAATCCAACGAAACTGGAGTTGTCGCAGGTAAAAGCCCCTTTATCCGCTAATACTAATCTGCAGGAGCTAGCTCTGGATCAGATTCAGTACCCCGCACAGCTCAAAGCCCAGCGGCTGGTGGCTCGAAATCAGCAGGGTACCACGCTGGATCTGACCAGCAAACTCGACGAGAATAATACCCTCAACTGGCAGGCACCCGCCGGATCATGGAAACTACTAGCTCTCTTCGAAGGCATGCACGGAAAGATGGTTGAACGGGCGGCCCCTGGCGGGGAGGGTTACGCCATCGATCATTTCTCGAAAGTCGCTACGGATCGGTACCTGAACCAATTTGATCAGGCATTCAAGGGTCATACGCTGAAAGGCTTACGGGCGATGTTCAACGATTCCTACGAGGTGGACGACGCCCGGGGCCAATCCAACTGGACGCCGGAATTCTTTGCCGAATTCAGGAAACGTCGGGGCTATGCACTGGAAGAGCACCTCTTCGATTTATTAGACAAGGGCGAAAACCAACTCGGCGTTTTATACGATTACCGACTAACCATCAGTGAATTATTGCAGGAGAATTATACATCAGCCTGGCGAAAATGGGCGAATCAGCGGGGCTATCCCATTCGTAATCAGTCCCACGGCTCACCCGCCAACATTCTGGATTTGTACGCCACCTCCGATATTCCAGAAACTGAAGGCCGGGATATTTTCCGTTTTAAGTTCGCTTCCTCGGCTGCTCATGTAACGGGCAAAACGCTCGTTTCCTGCGAGGCGGCTACCTGGCTTAATGAGCACTTTGTCTCCACGCTGGGCGATGTCAAGCGGGCTACGGATCTGTACTTTCTGGGCGGCGTGAATCACCTGTTTTACCACGGTATTGAATATTCGCCTAGTACCGACCCCTGGCCGGGCTGGTTGTTTTACGCGGCTGTCCATTTTCAGCCCACCAACCCCTTCTGGCACCATTTCCCAACGCTCAACCAGTATATTGCCCGGTCGCAGTCCTTTCTTCAGCAGGGTCGGGCCAATAACGATGTCCTGCTGTATTATCCGCTAGCCGATAAGTACAACGAACCCGGTCGCGAGTTGCTGCAACACTTTGATGGCATGGAGAAGGGTTTTAAAGGTACCGTTTTTGAAGCCAGTGCCGAAGAAATGCAGGCGAAAGGTTACGCGTTTGACTATATTTCGGATAAACAAATCCTGACGTTACAGACCCAGCAAAAGCAGCTGATTAGCCAAGGAGGCCGCTACCAGACGCTCGTCTTGCCCGCCGTGCACTACCTGCCCCTAGCAACGCAAAAAGCTCTCTTGCAACTAGTACACAACGGAGCCACGGTCATCTTTTACAAAAACCGTCCCGAGCGGGTGCCGGGCCTTTTCCAGCACGAAAGCCAGCAAAAGGCTTTTGACGAAGGTTTCGCGGGTTTACAATGGTCGAAATCGGAGGCTGGTCAGCGGGCCGTCTGGGGTAAAGGTCAACTGTTGTTGGGTAATGATTTGACCGAGTTATTTGAGCAGGCTGGGGTACGGCGGGAAGCGATGGTAGCCGAAGGGATTCAGTTTAGCCGCCGGTTGATCGGATCAAAGACCTTGTACTTTATCCTGAATACCAACAAAAAAGCCTGGGATGGCTGGTTGCCGCTTTCAACCAGGGCCGCCTCGGTTGCTTTATACGATGCGTATACGGGCAATAAGGGACTCGCCCGCCTGCAAGACGGAAAAGTTTGGGTTCAACTAGCCGCCGGAGCCTCGTTGTTGCTGGAAACGGCACCTACCCAACAGACGGGCACACCCTTTCCCTATTACAAAACAGCTGGAGCGAAAACAGCCCTGAAGGGTCCTTGGAAGGTACACTTTAGGGAAGGAGGCCCAAGGTTACCGGCAGATCTAGAACTAACTATATTAAAACCCTGGACGGAGGTCAACCAACCTGAATTACTGGAGTTTTCGGGACTGGCTAGTTACCAAACTACGTTTACGAAACCCGAAGGTTCAGCCAAACGCTGGTTGTTGCAACTGGGTAAACTTCATGGCAGTGCCGAAGTGCTGGTAAACGGAACATCAGTGGGCACTTTATTGGAAGATGATCAGCAGGTAGTGCTCGAAGAACGCTGGTTAAAAGCTAGTAATAGTCTGGAGATCAAAGTAGCCAATGGCATGGCTAATCGCATTATTAGTCTGGAGAAGCAGGGTGGGGCGTACAAGAAGTTTTATAATACCAACTTCCCGGCCCGGCTCAAAGAAAACGTGGGTAAAGATGGCCTGTTTACGGCCAAAGACTGGAAGCCCCTGCCGTCCGGACTGGAAGGGGAAATCACGATTCAGCCCATTGAGTAA